Genomic DNA from Scomber scombrus chromosome 21, fScoSco1.1, whole genome shotgun sequence:
CGACTGCGAGCTACATCGCGTCTTCAGCAAGATCTGGCATGTTCGACATCTGCAGGTGGGTGACTATAAAGAAATCCTCTGTCATGCTCCTGCTCAGCTGGCCGGGGTCGCCCTGTCCTCAGTGGACAGTCATCTGTGTATAGCTGAGACGGCGACGGTGCTCGCCATCATCGTCACCGTCATGCTCGCTGTGATTGGTGCCCTGCTCAAAGCAGAACACAACCGAAAGAACAAACAAGGGTCAAGTGAATCAGAGTCAGAGAGACAAGAAAagtgatgttttattaatgatgAGGTGTTCTGGTAATGAGATGCAGCGTGGTTTTGGATGTTGTTGtaaatcacaaaataatattttattcagttCTTAGACCACATGATCTGATTTCAGCTCTGTATTTAGACTCCCTTTAAAGCTTGTTTTTGGCTTTACGTTCATTTCCCCTGGCTTTCtatgttgctatgacaaccaCTGTAgctgaaaggaggaaaaaggttgttttttttaagtgcagaACAGCACTTTAAAATCTTTGCACATATTGAATGTTTGGAAAGGTTGTCACTCCACCACAAGATATCTAGAATTGTCTACATGTCTATAGCAACTGCATGTGGGTGAGTGCCCACTCGGAAACATCAGAAACTGACTGTTATAAACGTGGGTGTGCTGGTTAGTAGTTGTAGTCTGACACATGGAGAACTGATTGTGATGCTGCTCTTTCTTTGACCTTATTAAACTACAAGAGCTGAAGCACACACTGAATACTAACCtacaatattttctattttgggCTGTGAATCATAACAACAGAGATGTAATTGGTCACACCACTGATGGGTGTCTCATTATTGAAGAATAATTCAGTCTCATATTTTAATGCACCTGTGGCCACTTTATTACAGCGACAGCAGTTCAAAGAGAAAGTACTGTAACAGTTCTCAGCCAGGAAATGAGGGGGGAGGAGTAATATTAACACTTTGATGAAACTCCTACACTTGAACAGtataaaaaaagtgtttaatttgATTCAAGCCTTCCAACACTCATGCAATGACATATTTCCAAATGTACCCAAGAACCGACAGTCATAATTATCTGgattgaacagaaaaaaacaatgctcAAAGGTGAAGTGTCTCCTTTACTGGCAAACCTATAATCATAGCTCGTCTGATTATAtttctatcttttttctttctttgtgctgAGTAACATGAAAAGTTTGTCGAGGcaaattaaacagtaaaaatttGACATTTAGAAATGTAACATATGCAATCATTAATCCTGCTTATCATGCTTCCCAACACTAACAGACTCACTGTCCATGAAGCATCAGTAACATTCATTCTTTCATCCTGTACAACACTGTCGTCTTTATGGAAAGGTGAAGTGGTGATTATCAAACTTAACGTTTAAAGCATTGTGTGCAGCATTATATAGCTAAATcgatatatttaataaaaaatgtgaacaatATTTCGATATAAAAGCAGTTCTTATCAAAtttaatgaaaagttaaaagcAACTAAACAGTGTTTATTACAAAATGGCATTCACTGTACACCTCCCATTTCATAAGCAATACCAGTTCAGTTCAATCAGCTGAACTGGTACAAATTGTTCAGTTTCATGTTTCCCTTTACTTGTAGGCCTATATGTAAATTATTTAAACCATATGCtataaaacaaactattaaaGACTTCATTTAAGATTATGGAGCTAAAGGTATTTTCCCTGTAGATATGATACAGCATCGACACTCAGTGACATATTTATGAGCGTAacagacaaaatgtaaacacgtatctgaataaattaataaaattggaggaaataaggaagcttgtggggtttttttcccccctcaaaaGCAAAGATAACAGCTGGTCGGCAAAGACAATCGACACGGCCTACATCCAACCGTCTCAGATTGAGGTGTTTGAATCCTGAGAGGTCACTGAGCGACTGCAGTTTCAGCGCAGCCGGGCTGTGACATTTAAGACCACCACCAGTCTCATCCTGCGCAGACACCTCGGTCTGATATAAAGTCTGAAAGCGCCTGAGCGTTCAACCGTCAGTAGCCAGGATCAGCACAGCGCCGAAGATGCCAACGTTGTGTCCGATCAGCTTCATCTGGTTCCAAAACTCCACTTTGCGAGTGTGGTGCCAGTAGTTCAGGTTGCCGTCGATGAGGAGGATCACCAGAGGCAGGAGGGTGGCCAGGATCTGAGCAGCCAGGCGGATGTAGCAGCCGGAGAGGAAGGCGAGAGCCAGAACCCCAAACATCACCACCAGCAGCATCAGGGTGATCTCTCCCCCGACGATGTGGTTCAGAAAGGCCAACCTGTCCTCTTTGCTGTGCTGGAGGGAGTACACCTAGTGGGGGTGAAGTGATAgtgcattaaattaaaaatgtcacacactgaaaacagacTTCAGTTtgtttgctattttttttatgtctgtggtGAAGATGATATTGATTTTAGGTAAACGTTAACATATACAGAATGTGAATATAAATTATGACCATCTGGTTtgtaaaattgaatttaaagatCTTTTTCATGGATGGATGTCAAAGAGATGGCGAGAAACTATGAatccaaaccaaaaaaagggCTGCAACTTAAAATGTATGTTCATCATCCATTAACAACCTCCTTTATTCatcaattaatacatttattaaatgtcaaatgCTCATGATGACGTCTTtgaatgtcttatttttttctgactAACAGTGCAAAAACCAGAAGATATTCAGATTTTCAGTTTAAtgatataaacaaatataacacaaacacaggaatAAGCTGCAAATCTTCACATCTAACAGGCTGGAACCAGATAATATTTGGagtttttgcttaaaaaaggaCTTCAATTATTAATcgattgtattatattttggagtctttcattttattctctATACTTTTAATTGCTGGATATCATTTCATTGTAGTGCTGAGTTTTTATGaatcttttattatattatcattatattaatTACATAATGCTGATTAATTTCTGTTGAGTGACTAATGGATTAATCGCTAAATTAATGGTAAAGACTAACATTTCAATGAGTGGTCTCTGGCATTGCCTCTTAACATAATGCACTCTATGATAGTTTGAATAAGAGCATCCATcagttaataaaatgtattctgcTTTGCATTTCCAGTAAGTGCTACCGCTGTGTTCTGGTTTGAACAATCTTATTGATCTCATTTTGCTGtaaaaagaagcagaagaacaCACTGAACACTTCAATGTACAAATAATCTATAAAACATGACATGGCTCTTACCAAGCAGATGAGGTAGACTCCCAGGAAAACCTGTCCAGTAGACTGCAGGGACCTGCTGCGAGGTTTCTGTCTGTACACCTCCCCGGCCCCGCTCGCCATAACCAGAAAGCCTCCGATAATGGCCAGTGCTCTGGAATACATTCGTACCTGCAGGACAGTGAGGTTCAGGCTGTGATAATCtaatataaagtaaatatgTGTTATAAATGTCTATCTAtgataaaacaacacaagtcTACTTTCAGACACTGATCTGGGACATTTTCATGTGCTTCTAAAGCTGATACATATCCAATCTGGGAAAATGTAACCTCTAAACGGTCAGAATTCAGCAGGTGAAGTACAGTAGTGTGTAAGACTGCTTTTGAAATATCTCTTCATTGCAGAACAAAAccatacataaaacatttgcttctTTATAAGCATATAAACAgagataaatgaatgaattgggCCACAGTTCAATGCAGTTGAAGTGTTGAAGCACAGAACCTTAAAATCAACTCTAAAGGAGGCTGCATAACATGTCCATTTTACAACGAGCTGgatcatatttaatgtaaaacatgcaGCTGGGGAGTCACTGACGCTGCTTTATGACTGTATACACATGACTGGCTGATTAACTGAGACTGATATGAGATATTGGCCACTTTAAAAAACTGTTCTGTAAATTTAGAGTGAGCGCTTAAGCCTTGCAATGTTGTAgcttaaattattataaataaaaaccaaaaattACCATCTAATAATGATGCTAACACTTTATAATGAAT
This window encodes:
- the tmem101 gene encoding transmembrane protein 101, whose translation is MAAPSRKQMLKFLCQLGAFILTRFGFWNCFSMLMLFAERADSKRKPDIHVPYLYVDMGAAVLFASFMSFGVKRRWFAMGSAIQLAISTYASYVGGQVHYGDWLKVRMYSRALAIIGGFLVMASGAGEVYRQKPRSRSLQSTGQVFLGVYLICLVYSLQHSKEDRLAFLNHIVGGEITLMLLVVMFGVLALAFLSGCYIRLAAQILATLLPLVILLIDGNLNYWHHTRKVEFWNQMKLIGHNVGIFGAVLILATDG